The sequence below is a genomic window from Candidatus Methylomirabilota bacterium.
CCGTGCTCACCTCGCGGGTCGTGGAGGAGGGCCGCGCGCGCCATCTGGAGACGGCCTGGATCTCGGGTCGCACCGGGGCGACGCTGGTCGCCTCGCGCACGCCGCTGGCGCGGGCGGCCTACCCGCCCCGCTTTGCCTGGGAGCAGACCCCGGAGCTCGAGCGCCGCTACCCGCTGGACGGGCCGCTCCGCGGGCTGGCCCTGGCGGGCGTGGACAGCGACGGACGCCCGGATCTCGTCGTCGCGGACGAGCGTGGGATCACGATCCAGGCGCTGCAAGACGGCTCGCTGGTCCCGGTGGCTGGCGCCACGTTCCGGCCGGGTGGCCTGGTCCTCTCGGTCGACGCCGCGGACGTCAACGGCACCGGGCGCCCGCAGATCGTCGTGGTGGACGCTCGCCTCGTCGGCGATGCCGTGCATTCCACGGTGCTCGAGCTGGTGGGCGGGCGGCTCCGGCCGATCTACGAGGCCCGGGACCGCTACCTGCGGGTGATCCCGGTGGGGGGCGAATCCTGGCTCGTCGAGCAGGCGATCGGGCTGACCGAGCCGTTCGGGGCGCGGATCCGCCGGCTGGTCTGGCGCGACGGCCGCTACCACGACGGGCCCACGCTGGCGGTCCCGAAGGACGTGACCGTGTACGGGCTGGCCCTGCTGCGGCTCACGGGTGCCGCGGAGCCCGATGTCGTGGCCCTCACCGGAGAGGATCGGCTCACGGTGTGGACAGCCCGGGGACGCCGCATCTGGACCAGCGCCGAGGCCTACGGAGGCCCGGCCGTCACCTTTCCGATGTCGGCGGCGACCGAACGGCGGGACGAGATCCGCATCGGCCGCATCCGTGGGCGGATCATCGCCCTTCCCGACCGTCCCGAGGGTCCCGAAATCCTCGTCTTCGGGAACTTCATCCCTCTCGTCGGCGGGGCCCGGACCCTCTTCCCGGGCGTCGCGCCGACATTGTTCACGCAGGGCCGCATCCACCGGCTGCGCTGGACGGAGGGGCAGTTCATCCCCGTCTGGCAGAGCCGGACCACGGACGGGTACATCGCCGACTTCGCCTACGGGAGCATGGACGGCGACGGCTTCCCCAAGGTGGTGGTGGGTGTCGTCCCCCGGGGCCTGAACCTCGACACGCTCAATCCCGTCGGTCGCCCCCGGGGCCAACTCGTGGTGTACGAGCTGCCCTAGGTCATTTCGGGGGGGTCTCGGAAGACCCCCCCGATGCCCCCCCGTCGTGGCGGCGGCGAAGCCGCCGCTCGGAGCGCTCCTCGATGCCCCCCGGGCTCCCTGCGCGGCGCGTGGCTACTCCGCCTGCCTCCGGGCGAGGAGCCGTCCGGAAACGCCGCCAGGGCCGGAAGATTGGGCTTGACACCCTCTTGCGGCCAGTGCTAGATTGCCGAAGGTTTTTCCCGTAAGGGCTGACTGTCTTTCTCTATTCGAACGAGCTCGAAGGGGGGTGATGTCGGGGCACCCAGCCGTACGCGCCCAACCTGCAGTCCAGCTCCACCGAATCACGGCATCATTGACCGTTCTTGCAATGAGCGGCTTCATTGTTGAGCCACCCCCAGGTCGGGTGGCCACGGAGGTGCAGGATGAAGCGACTCGGGTTGTTTGCTGCGGCGGGGGTCCTGATCCTTCTCGGATCGGCCCAGCCGGCGCTGGCGCAGTTCTCGCTCGGGGATACCCCGGGCGCACGCACGCCAGCCTACAACATCAGCTTCAACGGCCAGCTGCGGTTCATCGGCGTCGCCTGGGATAACCTCAACGACTTCACGGACACGCAGGCGGTCGCGTCGAACTGCGGAACGGGCGCGTTCTGTAAGGACAGCCACTCGCGGTACTTCGAGCGACTCCGGTGGTGGATCACGATCGAGTCCGCCGACAAGAAGGCGAAGATGGTCTGGAACGCCCAGGTCGGCGACCTCACGTTGGGGAACGGTAGCGGCGTGGCCGACGAGCTCGGCAGCTCCCCCGCCTCCCAGGGCGGCCGGGTCGGGCCCAACGCCGGCGGCGCCGCCGGCGCCCGCGGCGTCAACATGCAGCAGCGGCAGATCTACATCGCGTTCGAGCCGTGGATTCCGGCCACGCGGGTCACCGTCGGGATTCAGTACCTCCAGTTCCTCGATGGCCCGGCGGCCGAATTCTTCGCCGACAACGAGCCGGCCATCCGCTTCGACTGGCTGGGAAGCCCGGTGGACTTCTCCGTCTGGGCGGCGAAGCTCTCCGAGAACAACCTCTCCAACGCCGACGACAACGACTACTACGCGGCGCGCATCGGCGTCAGCCTCGCCCCGGACATCCGGTTGAGCGTCGAAGGTCTGGTGGCCAACCGGCAGTGCTTCCAGCGGCGCCCGGCAGCAGCCGGCGTGACGGGGGTGTCCACCCTGGCGAACCAGGGGTCGTGCGTGAAAGAAGACTTCGCCAATACGTTCTGGGTCGGTGGCACGGCGAACGCCAAGATCGCCGGCATGACGCTCTATGGC
It includes:
- a CDS encoding VCBS repeat-containing protein; translated protein: VLTSRVVEEGRARHLETAWISGRTGATLVASRTPLARAAYPPRFAWEQTPELERRYPLDGPLRGLALAGVDSDGRPDLVVADERGITIQALQDGSLVPVAGATFRPGGLVLSVDAADVNGTGRPQIVVVDARLVGDAVHSTVLELVGGRLRPIYEARDRYLRVIPVGGESWLVEQAIGLTEPFGARIRRLVWRDGRYHDGPTLAVPKDVTVYGLALLRLTGAAEPDVVALTGEDRLTVWTARGRRIWTSAEAYGGPAVTFPMSAATERRDEIRIGRIRGRIIALPDRPEGPEILVFGNFIPLVGGARTLFPGVAPTLFTQGRIHRLRWTEGQFIPVWQSRTTDGYIADFAYGSMDGDGFPKVVVGVVPRGLNLDTLNPVGRPRGQLVVYELP